A single Falco naumanni isolate bFalNau1 chromosome 20, bFalNau1.pat, whole genome shotgun sequence DNA region contains:
- the SSR2 gene encoding translocon-associated protein subunit beta isoform X2, producing the protein MATFCLPTMKLLILAVFALFYVVRCEEGARLLASKSLLNRYAVEGKDLTLQYNIYNVGSSAALDVELSDDSFPPEDFGIVSGMLNVKWDRIAPASNVSHTVVLRPLKAGYFNFTSATITYLVQEGGQVVVGFTSAPGQGGILAQREFDRRFSPHFLDWAAFGVMTLPSIGIPLLLWYSSKRKYDTPKTKKN; encoded by the exons ATGGCCACCTTCTGTCTTCCTACG atgaAGCTCCTGATTCTCGCCGTGTTTGCCCTGTTTTACGTGGTGCGCTGTGAGGAAGGTGCCAGGCTCCTGGCCTCCAAATCTCTGTTAAACAGATACGCAGTGGAGGGCAAGGACTTGACGTTGCAGTACAACATCTACAATGTTGGCTCCAG TGCTGCTTTAGATGTGGAGCTGTCGGATGATTCTTTCCCCCCCGAAGATTTTGGCATTGTCTCTGGGATGCTCAATGTCAAGTGGGACAGGATTGCTCC AGCGAGTAACGTGTCCCACACTGTGGTTCTGCGGCCTCTCAAAGCTGGTTACTTCAACTTCACCTCTGCTACCATCACATACCTGGTGCAGGAGGGCGGACAGGTTGTG GTTGGTTTCACTAGTGCTCCAGGGCAGGGAGGCATCTTGGCTCAGCGTGAGTTTGACAGGAGGTTCTCCCCTCACTTC CTGGACTGGGCAGCTTTTGGTGTGATGACCCTGCCCTCCATCGGGatcccactgctgctgtggtaCTCGAGCAAGAGGAAGTATGACACCCCCAAGACCAAAAAGAACTGA
- the SSR2 gene encoding translocon-associated protein subunit beta isoform X1, with translation MPRATAMLRCVTSAAATLTRPCTGRRGAETMKLLILAVFALFYVVRCEEGARLLASKSLLNRYAVEGKDLTLQYNIYNVGSSAALDVELSDDSFPPEDFGIVSGMLNVKWDRIAPASNVSHTVVLRPLKAGYFNFTSATITYLVQEGGQVVVGFTSAPGQGGILAQREFDRRFSPHFLDWAAFGVMTLPSIGIPLLLWYSSKRKYDTPKTKKN, from the exons ATGCCGCGGGCGACCGCCATGTTGCGTTGCGTCACTTCCGCTGCTGCTACGCTGACTCGGCCTTGCACTGGGCGCCGAGGGGCAGAGACG atgaAGCTCCTGATTCTCGCCGTGTTTGCCCTGTTTTACGTGGTGCGCTGTGAGGAAGGTGCCAGGCTCCTGGCCTCCAAATCTCTGTTAAACAGATACGCAGTGGAGGGCAAGGACTTGACGTTGCAGTACAACATCTACAATGTTGGCTCCAG TGCTGCTTTAGATGTGGAGCTGTCGGATGATTCTTTCCCCCCCGAAGATTTTGGCATTGTCTCTGGGATGCTCAATGTCAAGTGGGACAGGATTGCTCC AGCGAGTAACGTGTCCCACACTGTGGTTCTGCGGCCTCTCAAAGCTGGTTACTTCAACTTCACCTCTGCTACCATCACATACCTGGTGCAGGAGGGCGGACAGGTTGTG GTTGGTTTCACTAGTGCTCCAGGGCAGGGAGGCATCTTGGCTCAGCGTGAGTTTGACAGGAGGTTCTCCCCTCACTTC CTGGACTGGGCAGCTTTTGGTGTGATGACCCTGCCCTCCATCGGGatcccactgctgctgtggtaCTCGAGCAAGAGGAAGTATGACACCCCCAAGACCAAAAAGAACTGA